From the genome of Vicia villosa cultivar HV-30 ecotype Madison, WI linkage group LG2, Vvil1.0, whole genome shotgun sequence, one region includes:
- the LOC131647062 gene encoding uncharacterized protein LOC131647062 produces the protein MICVWFRNYEHDLSENKIQCFHGLGFALRMCLLQIIFLPRKMELAQVKTSTGMAMLDGLRLRNILRFLRIRGRMVCFIAGSVEGHIRIGGTITMFCCGRNDFLSEVELTIYVKIVQRNNVMWNTIILGYSRNGDMYKACDEYRKKGKRKG, from the exons ATGATTTGCGTTTGGTTCCGAAACTACGAACATGACTTATCTGAGAATAAG ATCCAATGCTTCCATGGCTTAGGGTTTGCACTGAGGATGTGTCTTTTACAAATCATCTTTCTCCCGAGAAAGATGGAGTTGGCTCAAGTAAAAACAAGCACTGG GATGGCGATGTTGGATGGTTTGAGGTTGAGAAACATTTTGAGATTCTTACGAATTCGAGGGAGGATGGTTTGCTTCATCGCCG GTTCTGTAGAAGGACATATAAGAATTGGAGGTACCATAACAATGTTTTGTTGTGGTCGTAACGACTTCTTATCCGAGGTTGAACTGACAATTTATGTAAAAATTGTGCAG AGGAATAATGTCATGTGGAACACCATAATTTTGGGGTATTCGAGAAATGGTGATATGTATAAAGCATGTGATGAATACaggaagaaaggaaaaaggaaaggctAA